TGAGCCATACGCTTGCAAGCGCAGAAAAAATTGACCAGATCTACGCGCAGGTGGAAGACGCGCAGGCCAGACAGCTGATTGTCGGGTTTCCGACGGTTGCTGACGGATTTGCAATTCTTCGGCTCAAGCCGTGGGAAGAACGTGAAACCAAGCAGCAGGACATTACCAATCAGCTGTTCCCCAAGTTCGGAGAGTTGCCAGGCGTGCGGGCGTTTCCGACCAATCCACCATCATTCGGGCTTAGGGCGACATCGCGTCCGATCGAGTTTGTCATCATGAGTCAGGCTCCGTACGAAGAACTGTACGAGATGGTTAACGGTTTCATGGATGAGCTCGGGAGCTATCCTGGGCTAGGCAACCTGCAGATGGACCTGCGCATGAACACTCCTGAGTTGCGTGTGATTGTTGACCGGGACAAGCTTGCAGACCTGGGTGTGGATGTCAGTGTGGTGGGGCGCACGCTTGAAACTATGCTCGGTGGACGTCAGGTGACTCGCTTCAAACAGGACGGTGAACAGTACGAAGTTGTCGTTCAGGTGGCTCGCAGTGAGCGGGATGAGCCGACTGATATTTCAGGGATCTATGTCCGGGCCCGCGATGGTGGCATGGTGCAGTTGGACAACGTTGCGAGGGTGGAGGAAACCGTGTCGCCCCAGTCTCTGAATCACTTCAACCGCTTGCGTGCGGTCAAGGTCGAGGCCACCATCACGCCCGGGTATACCATGGGTGAGGTGCTGGATCAGATGACCAGCGTTGCAAGGGATATGTTCCCGCCCACGGTTCAGCTTGATCTGGACGGCCAGTCGCGCGAGTTCCGGGATGCGTCCTCTGGCATCTATCTGGTGTTCGGGATGGCACTGGTGTTCATTTATCTGGTGCTGGCAGCCCAGTTTGAAAGCTGGCGCAATCCATTCATCATTATGCTGACAGTGCCTTTGTCGATCACTGGCGCGTTGCTGGCGCTGTGGTTCACAGGCGGCACCTTGTCAATCTACAGCCAGATTGGTCTGGTGACACTAGTGGGGCTGATCACCAAACACGGAATCCTGATCGTAGAGTTTGCTACCCAGTTACGGGAATCGGGAAAGGAAATGGCTGAATCGGTCATCGAGGCGAGCGTGCTCAGGCTGCGGCCGATCCTGATGACCACAGGTGCGATGGTGTTGGGCGCCGTGCCTCTGGCGCTGGCAACGGGTGCGGGTGCAGAGTCCCGCTCCCAGATCGGTTGGGTGCTGGTTGGCGGTCTGACTGTCGGAACGCTGCTGACGCTCTATGTCGTACCAGTTGCTTACACGCTGATTGCCAGCCGTCAGGTCCGTGGTGAAATCGAGGAGCCTAAGGCGGCCACATCAGGCAGGCACGAGCATCCGGCACATTGAGCGACAATACGATATTGGCAAACTGGTCCGCCGGGCACCAGGCGGGTTGCCAGAACTGTATTTTCGGTCCAAGTCACACAGATTTGAAAGGAGCGCCATGCGCTGGGTAATACTTGATACGGAAACCACGGGTCTGGACCCGGACACCGGGCACCGGATTATTGAGATCGGGGCGGTTGAAGTCATGAACCGTTCTTTGACCGGGCGAGATTTCCATGTGTACTTGAATCCGGATCGTGAAAGCGATCCAGGCGCGCTTGAAGTCCACGGGCTGACGACTGATTTTCTGTCGGACAAGCCGCGTTTCAAGGACGTGGTCGACGAGTTCCTCGATTATGTGGGTGATGCAGAGATCATCATTCACAATGCGCCGTTCGATCTCAAGTTTCTGGATGCTGAACTCGGGAAAATCGGCAAGAAGTCCTTCAAGACCTTTTGCCCCGAAGTGACAGACTCGTTGGTGCACGCGAAATCCCTGCATCCGGGCAAGCGCAACTCGCTGGATGCATTGTGTGATCGTTACGGCATTAGCAATGCGCATCGAACGCTTCACGGTGCTTTGCTTGATTCCCAGTTACTTGCCGAGGTCTGGCTGGCCATGACGCGTGGTCAGGACAGTCTGGCGATCGAGGAATACGATGAGGCATCTCGTCTGGAGCGCGCAAATCACAATGGCAAGCATTATGAGCTGCCTGCTATCTCGGTGAGCGAACAGGAGCTTCAGGCTCATGGTGCTTACCTCGAGGCACTGGACAAAGCATCGGACGGCAAGACGCTGTGGCGAACTTTTGCGGGGCATGTATAATTCGACCTCGTTGTCTGTTCGACAACACCTGATCCGATTCCGGCGATCGCTCAGGGCGGTTAGCTCAGTGGTAGAGCACTGCCTTCACACGGCAGGGGTCACAAGTTCGAACCTTGTACCGCCCACCAATAAAATCAAAGAATTACGGGAATCTCGAATTCTGCTTATTTATTCCGGTGTAATTCTGGGTGTAATTTCAGGCAGCGTCCACCGCTTTTGACAGCATCATCAGCGCCTCTTGCTGGCGCTCGACGTCCAGGTGTGCGTATCTTTCTGTGGTCTTGATCGTCGTGTGTCCAAGGATCTCTTTGACCACGTGAAGCGACACGCCCATGTTGATCAAGAGACTTGCGCACGAGTGACGCAGATCATGAAAGTGAACGTGAGGCATCTCTGCCTTTTCCCTTGCACGGCGAAATCCAGTCTTCAATCCTTCCGCATTGATCTGCAGTGGCAGATACTCAAGCCATGGTCTCAACACAGGGATAATTGGCACAGTCCTTTCTCTCAGGGTTTTTGTGTTTCCTGCCCTGATCCTTAGTCGACCTTCCTGAATATCACCTGGCTGCATTTTCAGGATCTCACCTCGTCGGCATCCCGTCAGTAGCGCGATCCAGACAGCGGCCCGTACCTGCTCGCTGCAGCAGTCCGCCAGGCGCTTGACCTCTTCGATCGACAGGTACAGGTGGCGCTCGTTGTTCTCTGGAAGTCGGGTGATTTTCGAGCCGTAGTCCTCCGGAATCATGCCGCTGCGAAAGGCCAGTTTCAGCGCAGCCTTGACCGCTCCGAGACTTCGGTTGATGGTGCCTGGCGCGTAGTGGCCTCGCATGTCCTTGGCCATCTTGGCCATTGCGACAGATGCCTCGCTTGCTCTAACGCCTTCAAGCCATTGCCCAGATCGCATCGCATGGAACTTGGCTGTATCAGGACTTCGCAGGGTGTCAGCATGGGCCATGTATAGACCCATGATTGACGCCATTGGCGGGTCGCCTGGTATGGACGGGGATTTTCTATTGGCTGCACGCAATAGCTCAGCCTCTAGGAGCTTGGCGTCACGCGCAGATGCACCTTCCGGTAGGCGTCTGTGAATGCGTTTGCCGCCGACCATGATTCCGACATGGAGACGGCCTTGCTTGTCTGTCCAGATTGACATCCCTGTTCCTTGAGCCATTTTTTGACTTCTGGTAAATCATAGCGTGGCGATCTTGGGCCAGCCCGCATTACTGGCATGCCAGCTTGTTCCAGTCGCCTTACGGTTGATTCTGATACTTGCAACGTAGCGCATAGTTGCTGGCGCGTCAGCCCTGCGTTCATTATTCGACCCTCCATCCGCCTTCACCAAATACCATCCCCGTCTCCTTGACCTCGTGTCCGATACTGGCCTGCAGCCCTTCGAAATATCCAAAGTGATCGTCCATATCCAGCAGCAGGCGGGGGCGGTCCTCATGCGCTAGGTAGACGATCTGCCCGGGCTGGACGTGTCGCAGCCTGGGCGTGGGTGGTTTTCCTTGATGAAATGTTTTTCTTTTCTTCTCGATCACGAGAACAAGGCAATCACTGGTGTCGGGTTGCGATACTTTTGCCCCGCTCATGCATCCCCCTTGTGGTGGTAATAGATTGCCCATCCAATAGCCTCCAGTTTTCGTTGCCCTTTCTTGTCGTACAGGTAGATTCCATTGGGCGCATAGTGCTCTTTTCGGACCTTCTCGCGAAGCTCAATGAGTTCCGGTACCGAGTAGACGCGAGCGAGTTTCGTGGCACTCCATCCGTAGACTTTCATGAATCAGAAAAGCTCCAATTGTCTGCCCTCAATGCGCTGCCAGAATCGGGGTGTCATTCGTCTGGCCCACCCTTGCGTCAAGTCCGATTCGTGCTGCCAGGTGTCGTGACTGATCCGGCGCAGGCGGCTGACCGACGCCCGGCTTTTGTGTCCGTCATCGAGGGGCTGGTCGTCGTGATCGAGTCCCCACCGGATTCCGGTCACAGTCACAAGACTGTCAGCTTCTGACGCGCTCACGACCTCGATGCAGTAGCGGTACCCGAATCCAACCGGGCGGATAAACGTACCGGGCAGCGGCAAAGAAAATGGCCCGGATGGGGCCATGTGTCGAATAAAGAAGTTGCTGTTGCGGGTGGCTACTTCCATAGCACCACCCCGATCAGGAAAGCCAGGCACAACCAGATCAGTACTGTATGCCTGCGGGATCCACGTGTGTAGTAGGTCGGATGACCGGGCTTTCGGACTGCCTTCATGCTGCCCTCCACTTGTGAAAGCGCATCATCGTCTCGATGAACTCCGAGATCTCCTCGCACTCGGCTGGCGTGAGTGTCAGGTGTGCGGCTCCCTTGCTGATCATGATCTTCCCGTTCGAGTGGTAGCCATAGCTGAAATCGCCCTTGTCTGGCACGGATTTCGGGGTCTCGTCTTGATCAAGCATTGACTGCGCAGGCGCGTCGCTGATTTTTGGGTTCGTGATCTCGGGCTCAGTTCGATCTGCCTGCTCCGACTTTTTGGCATTACCGGGTGGTCCCCATTTCTCGACTGGTGTGAAGTCCAGCATTTCGGGTGTCCTGTAGTATCGAATGTTGTTGATCTTGTCGGTGCGGATGACGCCATGACGGACCGCAGACTCCAGCAGGGAAATGACGTTCCTTCGGTCTGCACCGATCCTGTCTGCGAGAATGCGTGATGGCATCGGTTGCCCGAATTCCTTGATGGCCTTAATTGCCTTGTCTGCCATCGATCCGAGCTTGGGTGTGTAATTCATGGATCAACTCCCATTTTTGCCAGAGCGGCCCGAGCTTTTGTGATGGCCGGGTGAGTGGTGGCAGAGGGCAGTGCGTCGAGCAGTCCCGCCAAGGCATCTACCAAATCGCCTCTCACGCTCTGAAACCGGTCTCTGGCCGCATCAAAAGCTCTGATGTTGGCGCGATTCCCGGCATCCATCATCCGGTGGTAGGCCGTTTCGCATTCAAAGAGTGCTGAGGTGAGTTCGTCTTTCACTTTCGTCTCCCCATGATTCGGTCTCTCGGCTCGGCTACGTGGTGGGCACCATCCAGGTCTGAGGGGTAGCGCAGGGTCTCGGGTTGTGGCTGCCGCTCCATCCTTGCCAAGCGGTTGTCGATGGATTTCAGGGCCACGAGGATTTGTTTGAGCAGGTCGGTCATGGCGCGTCCTCCGGCTTGGGTGCGGCGGCGAGCATGGCTACATAATGATCCTCTGGCCCTTGCATTACTCGCTGCATACGAGGGCCGAAGTTGCGTAAGGTGTATTCGTCGTCACCATTGTTTGCCGCTTCAACCATTTCCTCAGTCGGTCTCTTCGGCACGAGTTGCCAGCCCTCGGGGATTACGGGCTGCAAAGCCGCACGGGCTTGCCATGCGTCAAGCATGACACGGGTAATTCTCGATGCATATTCACCGCGTGGCATTTTGTGAAGTTCTGCTTTTCCCAATGCCCACGCCTCAAAAGCGGCCATATCTTGGTCTGGTGTCATGGTTGCTCCATTTTCAATTCACGAATCCTGAGAGCAACCCAATAGGGCGCAGAATCGTGGTGAATGCTTTCTGCTGCTTTTGCAGCTTGCTCCAAAGCCGAATTCCAGCCGTCTTGGTAGCCGTTGCCGTAATGTTTGGCTCTGGATAGTTTTTCGGCCTCATCCCGCACGGCTTGGGCGTAGGCTTCAGCTTGTTCGACCTCGATGTACTGCTGATCCGCGTCGATTCGTCGCATTCCGAACCTGATTTCGTCGGCGGTTACCGGCTCCGGCATTTTTATGCTCATCCCACCACCTCTTCGATCAGATTCCCAGTGCACCTCTCCAGACTGTCCCGCAGGTAGTCAGGCAGCGGTTTGCCGGTCGAATAGCTCCACGACTCCAGCGCTGACAACAGCATCAGAATCTCGATTATTTGGTCTTTGCTCACCGTCTGGCCCCCATCATTTCCACACCACCGGCCCCAATGGCTTCGAGCTCTCGCCGGAGTTGCTCGTTCTCCTTGCGCAGCTGCTCGTAGTCCTCACACAACCGCATGTTTGCGGCACCACGAAGTTCGATGGTGTGAGTGGCTTCGGTCAGCTGCTTTTCCAGCTTCTCGATCTGCTCTCGCATTTCCGCCAGTTGTGAGCGCAGAAAGTCGCTTGTGGCCTGTTCGACCCGGTACTGATTAATTGCTTCTTCGCGGGTCAGGCTGTCAATGAGTTGCATGTTTTTTCCTTTGCACGAGGATGTGCTCTCTGCATTTTGGATGAGAGGAACTAATGTAAATTGAGGGAAGGTTCAGTGACCTGCAGAGCAAGTGGAGATGCTGATGAAGCCAAGCGGAACAGAAATAGTGGTGATTGCGTTGTTGCTTGGATTTGGCGTTCTGCTGGCGCATGGCTGGCCAGACGGAGGGAACATTTGGCCTGCACTCTCCGCTATCTCTACCTTCGTCGCGTCGTTAGTTGCGCTTTATTTTGGTTTGAGAGATCAGCGTCGAGTCAGCTCTGAGATAAGAAATAGATCCATACTGGAAGCGTCCGCAGCGATTCCCTGTGTGAAACAATGCATAAAAAGAGTTGAGGATGCCGCGCGATGGCTTCGTGTTTGCGGATTACCCGATGCTACCCAAGCAATCTGTTACAGCGCGTGTAGTGCGTCCGTTTCATCAGCTTTGGCGCTTATGAATGCTATCGAAATAAGATCCCTTGTTCATTTTGATCCATCGGTAGCAACACGTATCGCTACGCTAACTGGGGCATTGCTAGCCATCAACAACGATATTGAAGCGAACGTTGGAATCAAGAACTGGGATACTCCGGTATTTGAATCTCGCTTCAATTCATGGGAAAGCGATCTGTCTGCAATCTCAGCAGAGTTGCGCGTCATTTCGCAAGATATCGAGAGGCTCATAGAGCGTTCCTCTTAGAATTGAATGGGGCCGCCAACCTCACTTTCACTAACATCCTATATCTCAGAACGGGATGTCATCATCAAGGTCGCCGGGATCCTGCGGCGCGTCGTCAGCTGGTGGCTTTCCTCTCCTGGCTTTACCTGGGGGCGATTCACTTTCGCCTGCCGTGCTACGGGATCCGAGCATCTGCAACTGCTGACCGATGATCTCGGTGATGTACCGATCGTCTCCCGAGTGATCCTGGTACTTTCTGGTGCGCAGTCTGCCTTCGATGTAGACCTGACTGCCTTTCTTCAGATACTCGCCAGCAATCTCAGCCAGACGGTTAAAAAGTGAGATTCGGTGCCACTCGGTGTCCTCTCGGACTTCGCCGGTGTTCTTGTCGGTTCTCTTGTCAGTGGTGGCCACTGACAGATTGCAGACAGCCACGCCTGAGGACGTGTAGCGCACTTCCGGATCTCGTCCGAGGTTGCCGACGATGATGACTTTGTTGACAGATGCCATGTCAGCTCCACTGCGTCAGGATTTCGATGATGTCTTTGGCGAACATGAGCGGGGCAAACATCGCCACCACGACTGCAATGCCAGTCAGTAGGCTCAGCGTCCAGCCCCATGGGGGCGTTTCCTGAAACCGAGGATCATCGGTCACTGGAAACCAGCGGGCGAGCAGAGACACAGCCGCCTGAGCAGGCCTGTTGATGTATTCCATGGGGATTCCTTTCTGATGTGATGGACGGGCACCGCCCCCGTCTGGAGACCAAACCTCGGCTGTCTCTGGCCTATCAGGGTTTTGCTATACCAATCCCCGGTTCTCCAGCCCGGAGAAGCTCACCGGTTGAGGTGGTGCACGTACTCGCCTCAACAGTCACCACCGCCCGTTGAGGGTCAAAGCACCGCTGCGGGTGTTAGAAAAAGGTGGGTTTGGCAACACCACGTGTCAGTGCCATCAGCCCGGTCTGTAGATCGGTTGCCCCGATGCTGATCCATCGCTGATCAAGGCCTTCAGTGTCACGTAGAGACTGGACCAGTTGGCTAAGCTCAGCGCCTTTTTGCTTGATCTGGTTCATAAGGTCGATCTCTTCCTGGCTGAGCTCTCGATAGCCCTTTATCTGTCTGTGCTGATTATCCATACAGTTTCCTTAGATGCTGCCTCGGTAGATCAGTCGGGTTGTCTGCTGCTCGATGGTGGACCAAACGTCGTTTACGGCGTCCTCGAGGATCTTGTGCGGCCGGACCAGCTCGTACCACATGACCAGGGTTGCATCTTTGATCCGGTACCGAAGGCGACATTCAATCGCGTACGGTGCGCCCCCTTCGAGAACCTGAATGCCGATCTTGAAGGTCTCGGGGATCTGCAGCTTGCCTTTGGCTGAAGTGCCCTGGATCTCTTCCTCGTAGGTCAGCTCTTGCTGCCCGTTGGCCAGACGAAGGCCAGAAGAGAAGTTGACCTTCTTCTTGGCCTGCAGACTGCGCGAGATCTCCAGCATATCTGCACCAGGCGGCTCGACAATATCGGGCAGGTTGCGCTCGATGAACTCGGCGAACTGTTCCTGACTCATGCCGGTCTTGTCTTTGCTGCTCCATTCCTTCCACTCGATCGAGAATGGACACGCATACTTGACCAGGTGCTCTTTCCACCCCGGATAGTCGCCACCGTGGTCATCGAGTACGCCCACGAACATCGGTGGATTGATCCGTCCGTAGATCTGGCTGCTCTCAATCGCATGGAGGTTGAAATACCGGATGAAGCTTGCTGCATCCTCCAGCGTGACGGCGCCAGACTTACGCATCGGGGACGCCTCGAATTTCTCCAGGCTACGAAGGTCATACCCTTGCGGTACCACGGCATACGAACCGAGCCCGACCTCCTTTGCGTCACCTATGGCGGCACCGACTTCCAAAGCGTGGCCTAGTCCATCGGCCTGTGATATCAGTTCTTGCATTGCTTACACCTTTTTCAGCGGCCGGTCTTCCTGGCCGATAATCTTCAGGCCTTCGAGGGTCATCTGCCGCGGATCTGATCGCGTCAGGTTGCCTTCTGGTGTGGCCCACATGATGGAGGAACCCTTGGTGAGTTCGGGCACCTTGGTTTTGATGTCGTCAGCAATCTCCAGCTCGCCGCTCTTGCCTGGCTTGATGCTGATGGTCAACTGCAACTTGCCCGCCTTACCCGTCTCGACGCAGGCGTTGACCACTTCCTGCAGGGAGTCTGTGAGTTCGTCGTGCAAGGTTCCGTACCGTAGATCCGTGAGGACCTCGGCAAAACTCTTCTTTGACATGGGATCGTCTCCGCGACGTGAATGATGTGATGCCCTGCAGACAGAGAGGGCGGTTCCGGCTTTCACCATGTCCGGCATGGGCCTGTGCGCACTCAGGCTGGCGTTTTGGCTTTGCTAGTAAGCCAGAGCAATGGTCTGCACTCACCCGGCAGTGATAGGAAGCGTCATGACGGACGCCCTCGCTGGATCGGTCACATAGCGGCCTCCATGTTTAGCTGGCCCTGACTTTCGGGCGGCAGGGTTTCGCCTGAACGTTCACTGCCATCAAGTCCGACTCTCACG
This sequence is a window from Orrella marina. Protein-coding genes within it:
- the dnaQ gene encoding DNA polymerase III subunit epsilon, which translates into the protein MRWVILDTETTGLDPDTGHRIIEIGAVEVMNRSLTGRDFHVYLNPDRESDPGALEVHGLTTDFLSDKPRFKDVVDEFLDYVGDAEIIIHNAPFDLKFLDAELGKIGKKSFKTFCPEVTDSLVHAKSLHPGKRNSLDALCDRYGISNAHRTLHGALLDSQLLAEVWLAMTRGQDSLAIEEYDEASRLERANHNGKHYELPAISVSEQELQAHGAYLEALDKASDGKTLWRTFAGHV
- a CDS encoding tyrosine-type recombinase/integrase, with protein sequence MSIWTDKQGRLHVGIMVGGKRIHRRLPEGASARDAKLLEAELLRAANRKSPSIPGDPPMASIMGLYMAHADTLRSPDTAKFHAMRSGQWLEGVRASEASVAMAKMAKDMRGHYAPGTINRSLGAVKAALKLAFRSGMIPEDYGSKITRLPENNERHLYLSIEEVKRLADCCSEQVRAAVWIALLTGCRRGEILKMQPGDIQEGRLRIRAGNTKTLRERTVPIIPVLRPWLEYLPLQINAEGLKTGFRRAREKAEMPHVHFHDLRHSCASLLINMGVSLHVVKEILGHTTIKTTERYAHLDVERQQEALMMLSKAVDAA
- the ssb gene encoding single-stranded DNA-binding protein: MASVNKVIIVGNLGRDPEVRYTSSGVAVCNLSVATTDKRTDKNTGEVREDTEWHRISLFNRLAEIAGEYLKKGSQVYIEGRLRTRKYQDHSGDDRYITEIIGQQLQMLGSRSTAGESESPPGKARRGKPPADDAPQDPGDLDDDIPF
- a CDS encoding Acb2/Tad1 domain-containing protein encodes the protein MDNQHRQIKGYRELSQEEIDLMNQIKQKGAELSQLVQSLRDTEGLDQRWISIGATDLQTGLMALTRGVAKPTFF
- a CDS encoding DUF2303 family protein; this encodes MQELISQADGLGHALEVGAAIGDAKEVGLGSYAVVPQGYDLRSLEKFEASPMRKSGAVTLEDAASFIRYFNLHAIESSQIYGRINPPMFVGVLDDHGGDYPGWKEHLVKYACPFSIEWKEWSSKDKTGMSQEQFAEFIERNLPDIVEPPGADMLEISRSLQAKKKVNFSSGLRLANGQQELTYEEEIQGTSAKGKLQIPETFKIGIQVLEGGAPYAIECRLRYRIKDATLVMWYELVRPHKILEDAVNDVWSTIEQQTTRLIYRGSI